A single window of Ornithorhynchus anatinus isolate Pmale09 chromosome 3, mOrnAna1.pri.v4, whole genome shotgun sequence DNA harbors:
- the CHRM1 gene encoding muscarinic acetylcholine receptor M1 — translation MNISASPPVGPNGTALPEDGKGPWQVALIALTTGLLSLATVTGNLLVLVSFKVNAELKTVNNYFLLSLACADLIIGAVSMNLYTTYVIMGRWALGTLACDLWLALDYVASNASVMNLLLISFDRYFSVTRPLSYRAKRTPRRAALMIGLAWLVSFVLWAPAILFWQYLVGERTVKPGDCYIQFLSEPVITFGTAMAAFYLPVTVMCALYWRIYRETENRARELAALQGSETAGKGGGSSSSSERSQPAPAAQAGPEPRPGPRCRRCCCCCCGGGGAGGAGGAGGSGGGSCWGPVALPSYSWKEEEEEEDDDEDDGSPESLTSSEGEEPGLPVAIKMPMVGSAPQPPASCPPPRSPPQTAKRPPRKGRAPKAPKRKGKGQLTKRKTFSLVKEKKAAKTLSAILLAFILTWTPYNIMVLVSTFCKNCVPNRLWELGYWLCYVNSTVNPMCYALCNKAFRDTFRLLLLCRWDKRRWRKIPKRPGSLHRAPSRQC, via the coding sequence aTGAACATCTCCGCCTCCCCGCCTGTCGGCCCCAACGGCACCGCTCTCCCCGAGGACGGCAAAGGGCCCTGGCAGGTGGCTCTGATCGCCCTGACCACCGGCCTGCTGTCCCTGGCCACCGTGACCGGCAACCTCCTGGTGCTGGTGTCCTTCAAGGTGAACGCGGAGCTGAAGACGGTCAACAACTACTTCCTGCTGAGCCTGGCCTGCGCCGACCTGATCATCGGCGCCGTGTCCATGAACCTGTACACCACTTACGTGATCATGGGCCGTTGGGCCCTGGGCACGCTGGCCTGCGACCTCTGGCTGGCCCTGGACTACGTGGCCAGCAACGCCTCCGTCATGAACCTGCTGCTCATCAGCTTCGACCGCTACTTCTCCGTGACCCGGCCCCTGAGCTACCGGGCCAAGCGGACGCCGCGCCGGGCGGCCCTGATGATCGGCCTGGCCTGGCTGGTGTCCTTCGTCCTCTGGGCCCCGGCCATCCTCTTCTGGCAGTACCTGGTCGGGGAGCGGACGGTGAAGCCGGGGGACTGCTACATCCAGTTCCTGTCGGAGCCCGTCATCACCTTCGGCACCGCCATGGCGGCCTTCTACCTGCCCGTCACCGTCATGTGTGCCCTCTATTGGCGCATCTACCGGGAGACGGAGAACCGGGCCCGGGAGCTGGCCGCCCTCCAGGGCTCGGAGACCGCGGGCAAGGGCggggggagcagcagcagctccgAGCGGTCCCAGCCGGCGCCGGCGGCCCAGGCCGGccccgagccccggcccgggccccgctgccgtcgctgctgctgctgctgctgcgggggtggcggggctgggggcgccgggggagctggggggagtgGTGGCGGCAGCTGCTGGGGCCCCGTGGCCCTGCCCTCCTAcagctggaaggaggaggaggaggaggaggacgacgacgaggacgacggctCCCCGGAGTCCCTGACCTCCTCCGAGGGCGAGGAGCCGGGCTTGCCGGTGGCCATCAAGATGCCCATGGTGGGctcggccccccagccccccgcctcgTGTCCGCCTCCCCGGAGCCCCCCCCAGACCGCCAAGCGCCCCCCCAGGAAGGGGCGGGCCCCCAAGGCGcccaagaggaaagggaaggggcagcTGACCAAGCGGAAAACCTTCTCGCTCGTCAAAGAGAAGAAGGCAGCCAAGACCCTGAGCGCCATCCTGCTGGCCTTCATCCTCACCTGGACCCCCTACAACATCATGGTGCTCGTGTCCACCTTCTGCAAGAACTGCGTCCCCAACCGGCTCTGGGAGCTGGGCTACTGGCTCTGCTACGTCAACAGCACCGTCAACCCCATGTGCTACGCGCTCTGCAACAAGGCCTTCCGCGACACCTTCCGCCTGCTGCTGCTCTGCCGCTGGGACAAGAGGCGCTGGAGGAAAATCCCCAAGCGGCCCGGCTCCCTCCACCGCGCCCCGTCCCGGCAGTGCTGA